One window from the genome of Candidatus Zixiibacteriota bacterium encodes:
- a CDS encoding inorganic phosphate transporter has translation MEPLQIVVIGAIGAALVFDIINGFHDAANSIATVVSTRVLNPRLAVLWAAFFNFTAMFVFVPRVADTVSKIVRIDGKDTVYVYVVLAGLIGAIIWDLITWWLGLPTSSSHALIGGVAGAGLAYRGLDVIRWDNVWKTVQFIPLAPMIGLVLGFSFMLGVFWLFRRWRPNSVDRLFRRGQLLSASLYSLGHGGNDAQKTMGIIMALLIAGGMMSPDTKLSLGNWDTMWIIVSSNLAMGLGTAFGGWRIVKTMGMKITKLKPVGGFCAETAGAATLFVATHWGIPVSTTHTITGGIVGVGATTNLSGIKWGVVQRVVWAWILTLPAAGLIAAGSFWIMQHLFISP, from the coding sequence ATGGAACCGCTTCAGATCGTCGTCATCGGGGCAATCGGCGCGGCGCTGGTTTTCGATATCATCAACGGATTCCACGACGCCGCGAACTCGATTGCGACGGTCGTGTCGACGCGCGTGCTCAACCCGCGCCTGGCGGTCCTCTGGGCCGCTTTCTTCAACTTCACAGCCATGTTCGTCTTCGTCCCCCGCGTGGCCGACACGGTGTCCAAGATCGTGCGCATCGACGGCAAAGACACCGTGTATGTCTACGTCGTGCTGGCCGGCCTGATCGGGGCGATCATCTGGGACCTCATCACCTGGTGGCTCGGTCTGCCCACCTCGTCGTCGCATGCCCTGATCGGCGGGGTGGCGGGGGCCGGGCTGGCCTACCGGGGGCTCGATGTGATCCGCTGGGACAACGTCTGGAAAACCGTCCAATTCATCCCGCTGGCGCCGATGATCGGCCTCGTCCTGGGATTCTCTTTCATGCTCGGCGTGTTCTGGCTCTTTCGGCGCTGGCGGCCGAATTCGGTCGACCGGCTCTTCCGCCGCGGGCAACTGCTCTCGGCGTCGCTGTACTCGCTCGGGCACGGCGGGAACGATGCGCAGAAGACGATGGGGATCATCATGGCGCTCCTCATCGCCGGCGGGATGATGAGCCCCGATACGAAACTATCGCTGGGCAATTGGGATACGATGTGGATCATCGTGTCGTCGAACCTCGCGATGGGACTCGGCACCGCGTTCGGCGGCTGGCGGATCGTCAAGACGATGGGGATGAAGATCACCAAACTCAAGCCGGTCGGCGGATTCTGCGCGGAGACGGCCGGAGCCGCGACCCTGTTTGTGGCCACGCACTGGGGGATCCCGGTGTCGACGACCCACACGATCACGGGGGGGATTGTCGGCGTCGGCGCGACCACCAACCTGTCGGGGATCAAGTGGGGAGTGGTGCAGCGGGTCGTCTGGGCCTGGATACTGACGCTGCCGGCGGCCGGGCTGATCGCGGCCGGCAGTTTCTGGATCATGCAGCACCTGTTCATCAGCCCCTGA
- a CDS encoding DUF47 domain-containing protein, producing MLEKLLPRETSFFKFFEQTSGLAIEVCVELDNLVNSSNDVAGRVARIEQLEHDADEVTHQCIDALHATFITPIDRADIHRLIKRIDDIIDCVDSAAARFQLYGLTVMRPEIRQLTQVLIASVRELDKAVRDLPALNRKAEAIQECCQAVYEAEREADDLLRAALVRLFAEEKDVFLVIKWKEMFERVERATDRCQEVANIISGIVIEAS from the coding sequence ATGTTAGAGAAACTCCTTCCCAGAGAAACCAGCTTCTTTAAGTTCTTCGAGCAGACGAGCGGGCTGGCGATCGAAGTGTGCGTCGAACTGGACAACCTGGTGAATTCGTCCAACGACGTTGCCGGCCGGGTGGCGCGGATCGAGCAACTGGAGCATGACGCCGACGAGGTGACGCACCAGTGCATCGATGCGCTGCACGCCACCTTCATCACCCCGATCGATCGGGCCGATATCCACCGCCTGATCAAGCGCATCGACGACATCATCGACTGCGTCGACTCGGCCGCGGCGCGGTTTCAGCTTTACGGTCTGACCGTGATGCGGCCGGAAATCCGGCAGCTCACCCAGGTCCTGATCGCCTCGGTGCGCGAGCTCGACAAAGCGGTGCGCGATCTCCCCGCGCTCAACCGTAAGGCCGAGGCGATCCAGGAATGCTGCCAGGCAGTGTACGAGGCGGAGCGGGAGGCCGACGACCTCTTGCGGGCGGCCCTCGTGCGCCTGTTCGCAGAGGAAAAGGACGTGTTCCTGGTGATCAAGTGGAAGGAGATGTTCGAGCGGGTGGAGCGGGCGACCGATCGTTGCCAGGAAGTCGCGAACATCATCTCGGGCATCGTTATCGAGGCATCCTGA
- a CDS encoding NAD-dependent malic enzyme translates to MKRFDMRVDPLTNEIYYAVPHKGHMLVSDPLLNKGYAFTRAERNEFELLGLLADQVGTLEQQRTRNHNIIKSMNSDLDKYVELIGLLDRNETVFYSLLAHHIEEMLPIVYTPTVGLGCLKRSHIIRRWRGIYVSPSNVEWMEQILRNVGLPNVSLVVATDGERILGLGDLGADGMGIPIGKIALYVAAAGIHPASTLPVMIDVGTNNERLLNDPLYTGYRQPRLTGDAYYEVIERFVQGLRRVFPRALLQWEDFGKQHAATLLERYHERILSFNDDIQGTGATAAAVLRSAFRLTGRPAAEERIAIFGFGQAGCGVANALVTLLTLEGGLSTAEARRRIFAVDVNGLLLQGDPADAYQAEFRQPREVAADWPAPKDRAPNLQEVIRHGRITTLIGLSGQKGAFTPEILAALAANAPRPVILALSNPTSCCETTPEAVVAATGGRGIIATGSPSRPVTLPDGREMTVSQCNNLYVFPGMGLGAIVCQAQKVSHRMFHAATCAISDMVTEEMRSTGCLLPALENAREISFAVALAVARQARDEGIGLAASDDRLAALIRGAMWEPKYYPYRADMGH, encoded by the coding sequence ATGAAGCGCTTTGACATGCGGGTGGATCCCCTCACGAACGAAATCTACTACGCCGTGCCCCACAAGGGACACATGCTCGTGTCGGATCCTCTGCTGAACAAGGGGTACGCGTTCACCCGGGCCGAACGAAACGAATTCGAGCTCCTCGGTCTACTGGCGGATCAGGTGGGGACGCTGGAACAGCAGCGTACGCGCAACCACAACATCATCAAGTCCATGAACAGCGACCTTGACAAATACGTTGAGTTGATCGGACTGCTCGACCGCAACGAGACCGTCTTCTACTCGCTGTTGGCGCACCACATCGAGGAGATGCTGCCGATCGTGTACACGCCGACGGTCGGCCTGGGCTGCCTGAAACGCTCACACATCATCCGCCGGTGGCGCGGCATCTACGTCTCGCCCTCGAATGTCGAGTGGATGGAGCAAATCCTGCGCAACGTCGGGCTGCCCAACGTGTCGCTCGTGGTGGCGACCGACGGCGAGCGGATTCTCGGCCTCGGCGACCTGGGGGCCGACGGCATGGGCATCCCGATCGGCAAAATCGCCCTCTACGTCGCGGCCGCCGGCATCCATCCCGCCTCGACCCTGCCGGTGATGATCGACGTCGGTACCAACAACGAGCGGCTGCTGAACGATCCGCTCTACACCGGGTACCGCCAGCCGCGCCTGACGGGGGACGCCTACTACGAGGTGATCGAGCGTTTCGTGCAGGGCCTGCGGCGCGTCTTCCCGCGCGCCCTCCTGCAGTGGGAGGACTTCGGCAAGCAGCACGCCGCCACGCTGCTCGAGCGGTACCACGAGCGCATCCTCAGTTTCAACGACGACATCCAGGGGACGGGCGCCACCGCCGCGGCCGTGCTGCGCTCGGCCTTTCGCTTGACCGGACGGCCGGCGGCCGAGGAGCGGATCGCCATTTTCGGTTTCGGCCAGGCCGGCTGCGGCGTGGCGAACGCCCTCGTCACGCTGCTCACGCTCGAGGGCGGCCTGTCGACGGCCGAGGCGAGACGCCGGATATTCGCAGTCGATGTCAATGGACTCCTGCTCCAGGGCGACCCGGCGGACGCCTATCAGGCGGAGTTCCGGCAGCCCCGCGAGGTCGCGGCGGACTGGCCGGCGCCCAAGGACCGGGCGCCCAATCTCCAGGAGGTCATCCGGCACGGACGGATCACGACCCTCATCGGTCTGTCGGGACAAAAGGGAGCTTTCACCCCGGAGATCCTCGCGGCGCTGGCGGCGAATGCTCCGCGGCCGGTCATCCTGGCGCTGTCCAACCCGACCTCGTGCTGCGAAACGACCCCGGAGGCGGTGGTGGCGGCGACCGGAGGACGGGGCATCATCGCCACGGGGAGCCCCAGTCGGCCGGTGACGCTGCCGGACGGGCGGGAGATGACGGTGTCGCAGTGCAACAACCTGTATGTCTTCCCCGGCATGGGTCTCGGGGCGATCGTCTGCCAGGCGCAGAAGGTTTCGCACCGCATGTTTCACGCCGCCACCTGCGCCATTTCGGACATGGTCACCGAGGAGATGCGGTCGACCGGGTGTCTGCTGCCCGCACTCGAAAACGCCCGCGAGATCTCGTTCGCGGTGGCGCTGGCGGTGGCCCGGCAGGCGCGCGATGAAGGCATCGGCCTGGCCGCCTCCGATGACCGCCTCGCAGCCCTCATCCGCGGCGCCATGTGGGAGCCGAAGTACTACCCCTACCGGGCAGACATGGGGCATTAG